A section of the Subtercola frigoramans genome encodes:
- the glgP gene encoding alpha-glucan family phosphorylase produces MKAIRKFTVRSVLPPELKSVGQLAGNLRWSWHEPTRRLFAHISPDDWEASLGDPIALLGAVSPDRLAHLASDEGFVAWANSLRDDLHRYLTEPRWYQGLEGPKPRSIGYFSPEFGIAAALPQYSGGLGILAGDHLKAASDLGVPIIGVGLFYRAGYFRQAISRDGWQQESYPILDPDGLPLNVLRLADGSPAQVVLALPDDRALYARIWQAQVGRIRLLLLDTDIPDNDEDLRSVTDRLYGGGGEHRLLQELLLGIGGVRALKILAELTEQPEPQVFHTNEGHAGFLGLERICDLIGEGLSFDAALQVVRAGTVFTTHTPVPAGIDRFDAAVVERYFSTDLLPGVDVSSILALGNEVANGGDPGMFNMAIMGLRLAQRANGVSQLHGEVSRGMFAGLWPGFDRADVPITSVTNGVHAPTWTDPLLMELAQNRLGTSDTATADWMSPDVTDDDLWAVRGEMRRQLVADARHRVTEAWLERSPGSIPPSWYRTLLDPAVLTIGFARRVPTYKRLTLMLHDPARLKSILLNPAQPVQLVIAGKSHPADEEGKRLIQKLVQFASDPEVRHRIVFLPNYDIGMAQKLYPGTDVWLNNPLRPLEACGTSGMKAALNGGLNLSILDGWWNECYDGENGWAIPTADSAESSEERDQLESEALYDLIEHQVAPRFYDRNSEGVPERWTKSIRHTLATLSPSLSAERMVSEYVTRLYVPACAAEKAVSGHDYAPALELSEWKARERAAWSSVSVVHVESGGLDDTPQVGDELQVRASVNLGSLTPDDVSVEVVYGHTANGDQLTDARAVALAPTVVSTSTTPLTVVAPGVVPTDADGLYGFSGTVVLEHAGSFGYTVRVVPKHELLASSAELGLIASAR; encoded by the coding sequence GTGAAGGCAATACGCAAGTTCACCGTTCGATCTGTTCTGCCCCCTGAGCTGAAATCCGTGGGTCAGCTCGCTGGCAACCTCCGGTGGTCGTGGCATGAGCCGACGCGCAGGCTCTTCGCGCACATCTCGCCTGACGACTGGGAGGCCAGCCTCGGTGACCCGATCGCGCTCCTCGGTGCCGTGAGCCCGGACAGGCTGGCCCACCTGGCCTCCGACGAGGGATTCGTGGCCTGGGCGAACAGCCTGCGCGACGATCTGCACCGGTATCTCACCGAGCCCCGCTGGTACCAGGGCCTCGAGGGCCCCAAGCCCCGCAGTATCGGCTACTTCTCTCCCGAGTTCGGCATCGCCGCCGCGCTGCCGCAGTACTCGGGCGGGCTCGGAATTCTGGCTGGTGACCACCTCAAGGCGGCCTCTGACCTCGGCGTGCCGATCATCGGCGTCGGCCTGTTCTACCGGGCGGGGTACTTCCGCCAGGCGATCTCGCGTGACGGCTGGCAGCAGGAGAGCTACCCCATCCTCGACCCTGACGGGCTGCCGCTGAACGTGCTGCGGCTGGCCGACGGGTCACCGGCCCAAGTCGTGCTGGCTCTTCCCGACGACCGCGCGCTGTACGCCCGCATCTGGCAGGCACAGGTGGGGCGCATCCGGTTGCTGCTGCTCGACACTGACATTCCCGACAACGACGAAGACCTGCGCAGCGTCACCGACCGCCTGTACGGCGGTGGGGGTGAGCATCGCCTGCTGCAGGAGCTTCTGCTGGGCATAGGCGGAGTGCGTGCGCTGAAGATCCTGGCGGAGCTCACCGAGCAGCCCGAGCCGCAGGTCTTCCACACCAACGAGGGTCACGCCGGTTTTCTCGGCCTCGAGCGCATCTGCGACCTCATCGGCGAGGGGCTCTCGTTCGATGCCGCCCTGCAGGTGGTTCGCGCGGGCACGGTCTTCACAACCCACACTCCGGTTCCGGCCGGCATCGACCGGTTCGATGCCGCCGTGGTCGAACGCTACTTCTCCACCGATCTCCTCCCCGGCGTCGATGTGTCGTCCATCCTGGCGCTCGGCAACGAGGTCGCCAACGGCGGAGACCCGGGCATGTTCAACATGGCGATCATGGGCCTGCGCCTCGCGCAGCGGGCCAACGGCGTGTCGCAGCTGCACGGCGAGGTGAGCCGAGGAATGTTCGCCGGGCTCTGGCCGGGCTTCGACAGGGCCGATGTGCCGATCACCTCGGTGACCAACGGTGTGCACGCCCCGACCTGGACAGACCCGCTCCTCATGGAGCTCGCGCAGAACCGGCTCGGCACGTCTGACACGGCCACGGCCGACTGGATGTCGCCTGACGTCACCGACGACGACCTCTGGGCGGTTCGGGGCGAGATGCGCCGCCAACTGGTTGCCGATGCCAGGCACCGCGTCACCGAAGCGTGGCTCGAGCGGAGCCCCGGCTCGATTCCCCCCTCGTGGTACCGCACCCTGCTCGACCCCGCCGTGCTCACGATCGGGTTCGCCCGGCGGGTGCCGACCTACAAGCGCCTCACGCTGATGCTCCACGACCCCGCCCGGTTGAAGTCGATCCTGCTCAACCCGGCGCAGCCGGTGCAGCTCGTCATCGCTGGCAAGTCGCACCCTGCTGACGAAGAAGGCAAGCGCCTCATCCAGAAGCTCGTGCAGTTCGCTTCGGATCCCGAGGTGCGGCACCGCATTGTGTTCCTGCCGAACTACGACATCGGCATGGCGCAGAAGCTCTACCCGGGCACCGACGTGTGGCTCAACAACCCGTTGCGGCCGCTCGAGGCCTGCGGAACATCCGGAATGAAGGCCGCCCTGAACGGCGGGCTCAACCTGTCGATTCTCGACGGCTGGTGGAACGAGTGCTACGACGGCGAGAACGGCTGGGCGATCCCGACGGCCGACAGTGCCGAGTCGTCGGAAGAGCGCGACCAGCTCGAGTCTGAGGCCCTGTACGACCTGATCGAACACCAGGTTGCGCCACGGTTCTACGACCGCAACTCGGAGGGTGTGCCCGAACGCTGGACCAAGTCGATCCGCCACACGCTGGCCACTCTCTCTCCGTCACTCTCGGCCGAGCGCATGGTCAGCGAGTATGTCACCCGCCTCTACGTGCCCGCGTGCGCTGCCGAGAAGGCCGTCTCCGGGCACGACTACGCGCCGGCGTTGGAACTGTCGGAGTGGAAGGCGCGCGAGCGCGCGGCCTGGTCGAGCGTGTCGGTGGTGCACGTCGAATCGGGTGGCCTCGATGACACGCCCCAGGTCGGCGACGAGCTGCAGGTCAGAGCCAGCGTGAACCTCGGCTCACTGACGCCCGACGACGTCTCGGTCGAGGTGGTCTACGGCCACACGGCCAACGGCGACCAGCTGACGGATGCCCGGGCCGTCGCCCTCGCCCCCACCGTCGTGTCGACCTCGACAACTCCGCTCACGGTTGTCGCCCCCGGGGTCGTACCGACCGACGCCGACGGCCTCTACGGGTTCTCGGGCACGGTCGTGCTGGAGCACGCGGGCTCGTTCGGGTACACCGTGCGCGTGGTGCCGAAGCATGAGCTGCTGGCGTCGTCGGCCGAACTCGGTCTGATCGCCTCGGCGCGCTGA
- a CDS encoding alpha-1,4-glucan--maltose-1-phosphate maltosyltransferase: MPTIGRIPIVDVFPQVSGGRWPAKAFAGEVIPFGATVFREGHDAVGARLELVDPAGATSSHGLRMIGTGIDRFQTLAHVPTQGAWRFRIRAFSDDYATWEHNASIKVPAGIDVELTFAIVSKLFLVAGADAERPAEERALLDDLALFVADEAIPAADRLEQATSPAVQHAVENRPIASLDTFSDWHELKVERERAGYGAWYEFFPRSVGAVQKADGTFTSGTFRTAARRLPAVAAMGFDVLYLPPIHPIGKAFRKGPNNSLTVEPGDPGSPWAIGGAAGGHDAVHPDLGTVAQFTIFRAAAEKLGLEIALDFALQASPDHPWVKEHPEWFTTLPDGSIAYAENPPKKYQDIYPINFDNDPAGIRAEALRILRFWIAAGVRIFRVDNPHTKPLDFWEWIIATVNAEHPDVIFLAEAFTRPALMQTLAKVGFQQSYTYFTWRNSKEELEEFLDSLAHETAAFFRPNLFVNTPDILHAYLQFGGRPAYKIRAAIAATASPTWGVYSGYELIENVARPGSEENIDNEKYEYRPRDFEAATAAGTSIAPYITLLNKARSEHPALHQLRNLDIHASDDDSVLVYSKYIAGEFTETGQPDGLIVVANVDPWSVRETTVRLDVTKFGLEPGAQFRVTDAITGASWLWGADNYVRLNAFTEPVHILSVHYSPRRTC; the protein is encoded by the coding sequence ATCCCGACGATCGGGCGTATCCCGATCGTCGACGTCTTCCCGCAGGTCTCCGGCGGCCGATGGCCGGCGAAGGCCTTCGCCGGTGAAGTGATCCCCTTCGGCGCAACCGTGTTTCGCGAGGGCCACGATGCCGTCGGTGCCAGACTCGAGCTCGTCGACCCCGCAGGTGCAACGTCCTCCCACGGGCTCCGGATGATCGGCACCGGCATCGATCGTTTTCAGACCCTCGCCCACGTGCCCACGCAGGGTGCGTGGAGATTCCGTATCCGCGCCTTCAGCGACGACTACGCCACCTGGGAGCACAACGCTTCGATCAAGGTCCCCGCCGGGATCGATGTCGAGCTGACCTTCGCCATCGTGAGCAAGCTGTTCCTCGTCGCCGGCGCCGATGCCGAGCGACCTGCAGAGGAGCGTGCACTACTCGACGACCTCGCCCTGTTCGTGGCAGACGAAGCCATCCCCGCGGCAGACAGGCTCGAGCAAGCGACGTCGCCTGCCGTGCAGCATGCCGTCGAGAATCGACCGATCGCGAGCCTCGACACGTTCTCCGACTGGCACGAGCTGAAAGTCGAACGTGAGCGCGCAGGCTACGGAGCCTGGTACGAGTTCTTCCCCCGGTCCGTCGGAGCCGTACAGAAGGCCGACGGAACCTTCACCAGCGGCACTTTCCGCACTGCCGCACGCCGCCTTCCTGCCGTTGCGGCCATGGGGTTCGACGTGCTCTACCTGCCGCCGATCCACCCCATCGGCAAGGCGTTCCGCAAAGGCCCCAACAACTCCCTCACCGTAGAACCGGGCGACCCCGGCTCTCCGTGGGCGATCGGGGGCGCAGCCGGCGGCCACGACGCCGTGCACCCCGACCTCGGCACGGTCGCGCAGTTCACGATCTTCCGTGCCGCAGCCGAGAAGCTCGGGCTCGAGATAGCGCTCGACTTCGCGCTGCAGGCCTCGCCCGATCATCCATGGGTCAAGGAACACCCCGAGTGGTTCACGACCCTGCCCGACGGGTCGATCGCCTACGCCGAGAACCCGCCGAAGAAGTACCAGGACATCTATCCGATCAACTTCGACAACGATCCTGCCGGCATCCGTGCAGAGGCGCTTCGCATTCTGCGGTTCTGGATCGCTGCCGGCGTTCGGATCTTCAGGGTCGACAACCCCCACACGAAGCCGCTCGACTTCTGGGAGTGGATCATCGCCACCGTCAACGCCGAGCATCCCGATGTGATCTTCCTGGCAGAAGCGTTCACCAGGCCGGCGCTGATGCAGACGCTCGCCAAGGTGGGCTTCCAGCAGTCGTACACCTACTTCACCTGGCGCAACTCGAAGGAGGAGCTCGAAGAGTTCCTCGATTCCCTGGCGCACGAGACGGCAGCGTTCTTCCGGCCGAACCTGTTCGTGAACACCCCCGACATCCTGCACGCCTACCTTCAGTTCGGCGGCCGCCCTGCCTACAAGATCAGGGCGGCGATCGCAGCGACGGCGTCGCCGACCTGGGGCGTGTATTCGGGCTACGAGCTGATCGAGAACGTCGCCCGGCCCGGCTCCGAAGAGAACATCGACAACGAGAAATACGAATACCGTCCTCGCGACTTCGAGGCGGCGACGGCCGCCGGCACCTCGATCGCGCCGTATATCACCCTGCTCAACAAAGCCAGGTCCGAGCACCCCGCGCTGCACCAGTTGCGCAACCTCGACATCCATGCCAGCGACGACGACTCGGTTCTGGTGTACAGCAAGTACATCGCTGGCGAGTTCACCGAGACCGGGCAGCCCGACGGCCTCATCGTGGTCGCCAACGTCGACCCGTGGTCGGTGCGCGAGACCACTGTTCGCCTCGATGTCACCAAGTTCGGCCTCGAGCCCGGGGCGCAGTTCCGCGTGACAGACGCGATCACCGGCGCCTC